ACACGCAGAATACAGATTTTATCGGATGAAGCCAGACAAGGGAAGGGGTGCAATCTGTTTTGGATGATCGGATGAAAGTACTTATATGCGATGATTCATTGTTGATCCGCAGGCAACTGAAAGATGCTCTGGAAAAGATGGGCGGATTTGAAATCCATCAGGCAGCGAACGGAAAAGAAGCACTGGATGTTTATAACCGGGTCTCCCCCCATATGGTGCTGCTCGATCTGGTCATGCCGGTAATGAACGGGCTCGAATGCCTCAAAAAAATCAAAGACGCCGACAAAAGGGCCAACGTGGTTATGATAACATCCACCGGTACAAAAGAAAACCTGCGCAAGGCACTTGATCTGGGGGCTCTGGATTTTATTCAGAAACCCTGGAAAGAGGAACAACTTATCAGTGCATTATCGCGTATAAAAGGTAGGTGTTAATTCATGTACGACAAGTTTTTTGGCAGTTTCCTGCTT
Above is a genomic segment from Bacillota bacterium containing:
- a CDS encoding response regulator, with amino-acid sequence MKVLICDDSLLIRRQLKDALEKMGGFEIHQAANGKEALDVYNRVSPHMVLLDLVMPVMNGLECLKKIKDADKRANVVMITSTGTKENLRKALDLGALDFIQKPWKEEQLISALSRIKGRC